One segment of Platichthys flesus chromosome 15, fPlaFle2.1, whole genome shotgun sequence DNA contains the following:
- the cxadr gene encoding coxsackievirus and adenovirus receptor homolog, translating to MELRVARLGFVLLSLSAGLISGLDITSTQSTSIERASGETVKLDCQFTLATIDSGPLDIEWSLLSSDNQKEDKVVILYSGDRSYEDYFPPMKGRVHFNSADPKNGDGSINLTGLKSTDSGTYQCKVKKAPGIRSRKITLIVMVKPSKPRCYTEGPTQEGKDITLRCKSGEGSNPLQYSWEKISDGKLLPAASVLDPVGGTVSVRNASASASGTYRCTATNPVGTEECILHLNITPPPNTAGIIAGAIIAVLLILIIIAIILFCCCRARNRKKYEKEICNEIREDVPPPKSRVSTARSFTVGSQRSSLGSMSPSNLHEYALKPQYDKIPSSEEFERPPSQVPLPPPTGVRMAGPNLSRMGGIAVMIPAQNRDGSIV from the exons gTTTGATCTCGGGTCTAGACATCACGTCTACACAGTCCACATCCATAGAGAGGGCCAGTGGTGAGACTGTGAAGCTGGACTGTCAGTTTACTCTAGCAACTATAGACTCTGGACCGCTGGATATTGAATGGAGCTTACTGTCTTCCGACAACCAGAAAGAGGACAAAGTG GTTATCCTGTACTCAGGCGACAGGTCCTACGAGGACTACTTTCCACCCATGAAAGGCAGAGTCCACTTCAACTCAGCCGACCCCAAAAACGGTGACGGCTCCATCAACCTGACAGGGCTGAAATCCACAGACTCGGGCACCTACCAGTGTAAGGTGAAGAAGGCTCCCGGTATCCGCAGCAGGAAAATTACGCTGATCGTCATGG TGAAGCCGTCCAAGCCCAGGTGCTACACCGAAGGCCCCACACAGGAAGGCAAAGACATTACGCTGAGGTGCAAATCTGGCGAGGGCAGCAACCCCCTGCAATACAGCTGGGAAAAGATCAGTGATGGCAAgctgctgcctgctgcctctgtgCTAG ACCCTGTGGGAGGTACCGTTAGTGTGAGGAACGCATCTGCCAGCGCATCGGGCACCTACCGGTGCACTGCCACCAATCCTGTTGGCACAGAGGAATGTATACTTCATCTCAATATAACACCTC CCCCCAACACTGCAGGCATCATTGCAGGAGCCATAATTGCTGTACTCCTGATCCTCATCATTATTGCCATCATCCTCTTCTGCTGTTGCCGTGCTCGTAACAGGAAGAAGTACGAGAAGGAGATCTGCAACGAGATAAG AGAGGACGTGCCTCCTCCTAAGAGCCGTGTTTCGACAGCACGCAGCTTCACCGTGGGCAGCCAGCGCTCCTCCCTGGGCTCCATGTCGCCTTCCAACCTGCATGAGTACGCCCTGAAGCCCCAGTACGACAAGATTCCCTCATCAGAAGAGTTCGAGAGGCCACCGAGCCAGGTCCCTCTGCCACCCCCCACCGGTGTCAGGATGGCCGGCCCCAACCTCAGTCGCATGGGAGGCATTGCTGTCATGATCCCTGCCCAGAACAGGGACGGCTCAATTGTCTAG